Proteins from a genomic interval of Candidatus Schekmanbacteria bacterium:
- a CDS encoding undecaprenyl-diphosphate phosphatase — translation MDLLQAIILGAIQGLGEFLPISSSAHLVVIPKILKWHDQGLAFDVALHMGTLAAVLYYFRKEVISIASSFSKGIIRLSPFEEADSRLGWCVLLGTVPGAVAGFLLEKKAETVFRNPSLVAMAMIVLGVILFFADRRSKSIVSVGEISFLFALLIGLSQAFAVIPGVSRSGVTISTALFLNMKRDDAARFSFLLSIPIIAGAGFLKAGELLRADFSAALLVGIVSAAVFGFLSIKYLIAYVKVRTYLPFVIYRLIFGIAVLSWFYF, via the coding sequence TTGGATTTATTACAAGCAATAATTCTTGGAGCAATTCAGGGACTCGGTGAATTTCTTCCCATTTCGAGCTCTGCCCATTTGGTGGTAATTCCTAAAATTTTAAAATGGCACGATCAGGGGCTTGCCTTCGATGTTGCGCTTCATATGGGCACACTTGCGGCAGTGCTTTATTATTTCAGAAAAGAAGTTATTAGCATTGCTTCCTCCTTTTCAAAAGGGATCATCAGACTTTCACCATTTGAGGAAGCAGATAGCCGTCTTGGTTGGTGCGTTCTTTTAGGTACTGTACCGGGTGCTGTTGCAGGATTTCTACTTGAGAAAAAAGCGGAAACGGTCTTCAGAAATCCTTCTCTCGTGGCGATGGCAATGATTGTGCTTGGAGTAATACTTTTTTTTGCTGACAGAAGGTCTAAATCAATTGTTTCAGTAGGTGAAATATCATTTCTTTTTGCCTTATTAATAGGGCTTTCACAGGCATTTGCCGTAATTCCCGGGGTATCTCGCTCAGGGGTTACAATTTCCACAGCGCTCTTTTTGAATATGAAAAGAGACGATGCAGCGCGCTTTTCATTTCTTCTCTCGATTCCAATCATTGCAGGCGCAGGCTTCCTGAAGGCAGGCGAGCTTTTAAGGGCGGATTTTTCAGCGGCGCTTTTAGTAGGGATTGTGTCTGCCGCAGTCTTTGGTTTTTTGAGTATCAAATATCTTATTGCCTATGTGAAAGTGAGGACATATCTTCCCTTCGTCATTTACAGGTTGATATTTGGTATCGCAGTTCTTTCGTGGTTTTATTTTTAG
- a CDS encoding M20 family peptidase — protein sequence MDSYSKMSQLNQDKEKIVNLIEQVSRELISLSHKIHKNPEGGFKEIKASKWLSDFLKKKGFKVKKGVCSLPTAFSAEFKIGVEKKKSPSVAFIAEYDALPVIGHGCGHNIIGPASCGAAYAVKKVLSEKKIPAVIKVIGTPAEEGGGGKVKMIEKNFFKDIDAAMMIHPDIKTRVRSEFLANRQVKFHFYGKSSHAAASPHEGVNALDAVILTFNNINALRQQLREDVKVHGIITDGGVKPNIIPDYASCWFYVRTREKKILPQVYKKILNCASAAAKATGCRIKIEEDEIIYYPMKHNECLEDVFRENLKILKEPENLKDIRGTGSSDIGNLSQIVPTIHPNIKIGEGLSGIHSEEFCRAAISKSADEGLLKGAKALAMTAYDIIVYPEKLKKIKSDFRKKK from the coding sequence ATGGATAGTTATTCAAAAATGAGTCAACTGAACCAAGATAAAGAGAAAATTGTAAATTTAATAGAGCAAGTTTCAAGAGAGCTTATTTCTCTTAGCCATAAGATTCATAAAAATCCTGAGGGCGGTTTCAAAGAAATAAAAGCGTCCAAATGGCTTTCAGACTTTTTGAAGAAAAAAGGCTTCAAAGTAAAGAAAGGAGTTTGTTCACTGCCAACGGCATTTTCAGCTGAATTTAAGATAGGCGTCGAGAAAAAGAAGAGCCCTTCTGTGGCATTCATAGCAGAATATGATGCCCTTCCGGTTATAGGTCATGGATGCGGGCACAACATAATAGGTCCTGCAAGCTGTGGTGCCGCTTATGCCGTTAAAAAGGTCCTGTCTGAGAAAAAAATTCCGGCTGTCATAAAAGTTATAGGCACTCCTGCAGAAGAAGGAGGTGGCGGGAAAGTTAAAATGATAGAGAAGAATTTTTTTAAGGATATAGATGCGGCAATGATGATTCATCCTGACATTAAGACAAGAGTGCGAAGTGAGTTTTTAGCAAACAGGCAGGTTAAATTTCATTTCTATGGTAAATCCTCTCACGCCGCGGCATCTCCTCACGAAGGAGTGAATGCCCTTGATGCAGTTATACTTACATTCAATAATATTAACGCATTGAGACAGCAGTTGAGGGAAGATGTAAAGGTGCACGGCATAATTACCGACGGCGGTGTAAAGCCGAATATCATTCCTGATTATGCGTCCTGTTGGTTTTATGTAAGAACAAGGGAGAAGAAGATACTGCCACAAGTCTATAAGAAAATTTTAAACTGCGCTTCTGCGGCGGCAAAGGCAACAGGATGCAGAATAAAGATAGAAGAGGATGAGATAATTTATTATCCGATGAAGCATAATGAATGCTTGGAAGATGTTTTTAGGGAAAATTTGAAAATCTTGAAGGAACCAGAAAACTTGAAGGATATAAGAGGCACAGGCTCGTCAGATATAGGCAATTTAAGCCAAATAGTGCCGACTATACATCCGAATATAAAGATAGGTGAAGGATTATCAGGAATACATTCGGAAGAATTTTGCCGTGCGGCAATTTCCAAGTCGGCAGATGAAGGACTTTTAAAGGGCGCGAAAGCCCTTGCAATGACTGCTTATGATATAATAGTCTATCCTGAAAAGTTGAAGAAAATAAAATCAGATTTCAGAAAGAAAAAATAG